Proteins encoded together in one Camelina sativa cultivar DH55 chromosome 9, Cs, whole genome shotgun sequence window:
- the LOC104710087 gene encoding 21 kDa protein-like, with protein sequence MVSQSHTTTFLFFITTFLFISISISAVRLPPRPNTTTTNDLDFIRTSCNATLYPDVCFTSLASYASAVKDSPARLAKLAIGVSLSQAKSAAAYLSKLSRSAAVTSAGDGHQTASSVIRDCVSNVEDAVDEMRGSLRQLRDMNGKGGVPAARRSVETFRFQMSNVQTWMSAALTDEDTCTDGFEDMDEGGLIKTTVCDRLEEVKRLTSNALALVNTYANNGAP encoded by the coding sequence ATGGTAAGCCAAAGTCACACGACGacgtttctcttcttcatcactacCTTTCTCTTCATTTCCATATCAATCTCAGCCGTCCGTTTGCCTCCGCGACCAAACACTACAACAACCAACGATCTTGATTTCATCCGAACAAGCTGTAACGCCACCCTATATCCAGACGTATGCTTCACGTCACTCGCCAGCTACGCCTCCGCCGTTAAAGACAGTCCGGCGAGGCTAGCCAAGCTCGCAATTGGCGTTTCACTTTCGCAAGCCAAGTCCGCGGCGGCTTATCTTTCCAAACTCTCACGCTCCGCCGCCGTAACCTCTGCCGGTGATGGCCACCAAACTGCTTCCTCCGTAATCCGCGACTGCGTTTCGAACGTTGAAGACGCGGTGGACGAGATGAGAGGGTCTCTCCGACAGCTACGCGACATGAACGGCAAAGGTGGAGTCCCGGCGGCTCGGAGGTCGGTGGAAACGTTTAGGTTTCAGATGAGTAACGTGCAGACGTGGATGAGTGCAGCATTGACGGATGAGGACACGTGTACGGATGGATTTGAAGATATGGACGAAGGAGGATTGATTAAGACGACCGTTTGTGACCGGCTTGAGGAAGTGAAGAGGTTAACGAGTAATGCTCTTGCCCTTGTCAACACTTATGCCAACAATGGAGCTCCATGA
- the LOC104710084 gene encoding probable NAD(P)H dehydrogenase subunit CRR3, chloroplastic isoform X1, whose translation MAVLSTIFSVTTRASTTPMASLANDSPSPLPSSSSPSSKKPAKLIKVSKQMGNQNQQLRKLQRRGNNKPSIAQIERAFGSGSYRDSEGEMDMNTVFDELLLGHTNKFEGKIEKKLREIGEIFVAQTETKLRSSGKPVLMFTIQWILPIWIMSLLVACGAIKLPFSLPLLDDLIM comes from the exons ATGGCGGTCTTATCCACCATCTTCTCCGTTACCACCAGAGCTTCAACGACTCCAATGGCGTCTCTAGCTAATGACTCACCGTCtccacttccttcttcttcatcaccgtCGTCGAAGAAACCGGCAAAACTTATCAAAGTGAGCAAACAAATGGGAAACCAAAACCAGCAATTACGGAAATTACAACGGCGAGGCAACAACAAGCCTTCGATAGCTCAGATCGAGCGAGCGTTCGGTTCTGGATCATATCGTGATTCCGAAGG GGAAATGGATATGAATACAGTGTTTGATGAGCTTCTATTAGGCCACACTAATAAATTCGAaggaaaaattgaaaagaagCTGCGAGAGATCGGCGAAATCTTCGTAGCTCAAACGGAGACTAAGCTTCGTTCCTCCG GGAAACCAGTATTGATGTTTACAATACAGTGGATTCTTCCCATATGGATTATGTCTCTGCTCGTAGCTTGTGGAGCTATTAAACTCCCTTTTAGCCTCCCGTTACTTGATGACTTGATCATGTGA
- the LOC104710083 gene encoding uncharacterized protein LOC104710083, whose protein sequence is MADSDIETSSNHNSNSNTSHSTASTTSIHVTALDGIVSANSLFTVAVFVGISFDQPQDLSLTDRTECSAGRDVERDLVVFEVISFAFFLFSSLVAQGMKLAINLLNSKETDEVFKANINSDVLRFGVLGAAGGSILGCVFLLLSIVDVIQLRIGLLSCGSALAIHTVLALVVLVSSALSIYIFTVFYSFRK, encoded by the coding sequence ATGGCAGATTCCGACATAGAGACGAGTAGCAACCACAATAGCAACAGCAACACAAGCCATTCAACTGCATCGACCACAAGCATTCACGTTACAGCCCTCGACGGTATCGTAAGTGCTAATTCTCTCTTCACGGTTGCAGTCTTTGTCGGAATCTCCTTCGACCAACCACAGGATCTCAGCCTCACGGACAGAACCGAGTGCAGTGCAGGACGAGACGTGGAACGCGACCTAGTTGTGTTTGAAGTCATCTCATTtgccttcttcctcttctcctcccTCGTGGCTCAAGGAATGAAGCTAGCCATCAACCTTTTGAACAGCAAAGAAACGGACGAAGTGTTTAAAGCAAATATCAATAGTGATGTGCTTCGCTTCGGTGTGCTTGGTGCAGCTGGTGGATCTATCTTGGGATGTGTATTTCTCCTGTTGTCAATTGTTGATGTCATTCAGCTTCGTATTGGGCTACTCTCTTGCGGCAGTGCTTTGGCGATACATACCGTGTTGGCGCTTGTTGTCTTGGTCTCTTCTGCTCTCAGTATTTATATCTTCACTGTGTTCTACTCTTTCAGGAAATAA
- the LOC104710084 gene encoding probable NAD(P)H dehydrogenase subunit CRR3, chloroplastic isoform X2, translating to MAVLSTIFSVTTRASTTPMASLANDSPSPLPSSSSPSSKKPAKLIKVSKQMGNQNQQLRKLQRRGNNKPSIAQIERAFGSGSYRDSEGEMDMNTVFDELLLGHTNKFEGKIEKKLREIGEIFVAQTETKLRSSGQETSIDVYNTVDSSHMDYVSARSLWSY from the exons ATGGCGGTCTTATCCACCATCTTCTCCGTTACCACCAGAGCTTCAACGACTCCAATGGCGTCTCTAGCTAATGACTCACCGTCtccacttccttcttcttcatcaccgtCGTCGAAGAAACCGGCAAAACTTATCAAAGTGAGCAAACAAATGGGAAACCAAAACCAGCAATTACGGAAATTACAACGGCGAGGCAACAACAAGCCTTCGATAGCTCAGATCGAGCGAGCGTTCGGTTCTGGATCATATCGTGATTCCGAAGG GGAAATGGATATGAATACAGTGTTTGATGAGCTTCTATTAGGCCACACTAATAAATTCGAaggaaaaattgaaaagaagCTGCGAGAGATCGGCGAAATCTTCGTAGCTCAAACGGAGACTAAGCTTCGTTCCTCCGGTCA GGAAACCAGTATTGATGTTTACAATACAGTGGATTCTTCCCATATGGATTATGTCTCTGCTCGTAGCTTGTGGAGCTATTAA
- the LOC104714871 gene encoding putative clathrin assembly protein At2g01600, with translation MSTAENEIDLQQNDPMAFSLPPYPKMIMDAIEASNDPNGCNKTAISKHIESTQITLPPSHNTLLNYHLNHMKQTGQLVIVKNNYMKPNPNGPPKRGRGRPPKPKPDVDPSHAAAVPAPPASPPRPRGRPPKSKESQSETKAKLTAIACFYYLIHYFMLFSQPPQSFLTTMEEYIKEAPRVVDVPAEPLLLTYRPDDGLTAEDTEPSHEEREVLPSDDVVVVSEETEPSPPPPPSASTQNFIDTDDLLGLNSAAPDASVIEDQNALALAIISTDANPSTPGFGQANDYDPTGWELALVTAPSSDISAATERKLAGGLDTLTLSSLYDDGAYIASQRPVYGAPAPNPFASHDPFASSNGTTPPPQQQPAVNNPFGAYQPTYQHQPQPTYQHQSNPPPTNNSNPFGNFGEFPVNPVSQQPNTTGYGDFAVNQHNNPFHSTGLL, from the exons ATGTCGACGGCGGAGAACGAAATCGATCTTCAACAGAATGATCCAATGGCCTTCTCTCTCCCTCCGTATCCTAAG ATGATAATGGACGCGATTGAAGCATCAAACGACCCGAACGGATGCAACAAAACGGCGATATCGAAACACATCGAATCGACTCAGATCACTCTGCCTCCGTCGCACAACACGCTTCTCAATTACCACCTCAACCATATGAAACAAACAGGCCAGCTCGTGATTGTCAAAAACAATTACATGAAACCAAATCCAAACGGTCCTCCCAAGCGCGGCCGTGGCCGTCCTCCCAAACCTAAACCCGATGTCGATCCTAGCCACGCGGCCGCTGTTCCTGCTCCGCCTGCTTCTCCGCCGAGGCCTCGCGGTCGTCCTCCCAAATCCAAAGAGTCTCAATCAGAGACTAAAGCGAAG TTGACAGCCATTGCTTGTTTCTATTACTTAATacattattttatgttattttctcAGCCTCCACAATCTTTTCTGACAACAATGGAGGAGTATATTAAAGAAGCACCACGGGTTGTTGATGTCCCAGCCGAACCACTG CTTCTAACGTATAGGCCGGATGATGGACTGACTGCCGAAGATACTGAACCGTCACATGAAGAACGTGAAGTGTTACCTTCAGATGATGTGGTTGTTGTATCTGAAGAGACAGAACCttctcctccgcctcctccttCAGCCAGCACTCAGAACTTCATTGATACTGATGATCTACTG GGTCTGAACAGTGCTGCTCCTGATGCATCTGTGATCGAAGACCAAAATGCACTTGCGTTAGCCATTATTTCAACTGATG CTAATCCTTCAACGCCTGGTTTTGGTCAAGCAAATGATTACGATCCTACAGGATGGGAGCTTGCCTTGGTGACAGCACCCAGCAGTGATATCTCTGCAGCCACCGAGAGGAAATTG GCTGGAGGGTTAGACACGCTTACACTTAGCAGTCTATACGATGATGGAGCCTACATAGCTTCTCAACGCCCAGTGTACGGTGCACCGGCTCCCAATCCTTTTGCGTCCCATGACCCATTTGCATCGTCCAATGGCACAACTCCCCCACCTCAGCAACAGCCAGCAGTGAACAACCCCTTTGGTGCGTACCAGCCGACGTATCAGCATCAGCCCCAGCCAACGTATCAGCATCAGTCCAACCCTCCTCCTACCAACAATAGTAATCCATTTGGAAATTTCGGGGAATTCCCGGTAAACCCGGTGTCACAGCAGCCAAATACCACGGGTTATGGTGATTTTGCGGTAAACCAACATAACAACCCATTCCACAGCACAGGCCTCCTGTGA
- the LOC104710086 gene encoding putative clathrin assembly protein At2g01600 has protein sequence MGTLQSWRKAYGALKDSTKVGLVRVNSDYAELDVAIVKATNHVECPPKDRHLRKIFAATSVTRARADVAYCIHALSRRLHKTRNWTVALKTLIVIHRLLREGDPTFREELLNFSQRGRILQLSNFKDDSSPIGKLKFSVSAXXRTYALFLEERLECFRVLKYDTEAERLPKSTPGQDKGYSRTRDLDGEELLEQLPALQQLLYRLIGCRPEGAANHNHVIQYALALVLKESFKVYCAINDGIINLIDKFFEMPKHEAINSLDIYKRAGQQARSLSDFYEACKGLELARNFQFPVLREPPQSFLTTMEEYIKEAPRVVDVPAEPLLLTYRPDDGLTAEDTEPSHEEREMLPSEDVVVASEETEPSPPPPPSANTQIFIDTDDLLGLNSGTPDASVIEDQNALALAIISTDVNPSTPRFGQANDYDPTGWELALVTAPSRDISAATERKLAGGLDTLTLSSLYDDGAYIASQRPAYGAPAPNPFASHDPFASFNGTTPPPQQQPAVNNPFGAYQPTYQHQPQPTYQHQSNPPPTNNSNPFGNFGEFPVNPVSQQPNTTGYGDFAVNQHNNPFHSTGLL, from the exons ATGGGAACGCTTCAGTCATGGAGAAAAGCTTATGGAGCCCTAAAAGACTCCACCAAAGTCGGCTTAGTCCGAGTCAACAGCGATTACGCC GAATTAGATGTTGCCATAGTTAAAGCTACGAATCATGTCGAGTGTCCTCCCAAAGATCGCCATCTCAGAA AAATCTTCGCGGCAACATCAGTGACTCGTGCTCGAGCAGATGTTGCTTATTGCATTCACGCCCTTTCTCGCCGTTTGCACAAAACCAGAAATTGGACG GTTGCCCTGAAAACACTAATTGTTATTCATCGGCTTCTAAGGGAAGGAGATCCAACATTCAGAGAGGAGCTATTAAATTTTTCGCAGAGAGGGCGAATTCTGCAGCTTTCTAACTTCAAGGATGATTCAAGCCCTATTGGTAAACTCAAATTTAGTGTTTCTGC NNNNNNACGTACTTATGCATTATTCCTTGAGGAACGCCTTGAATGCTTCAgggttttaaaatatgatactGAAGCAGAACGTCTTCCTAAATCTACCCCAGGGCAGGATAAG GGGTACAGTAGAACCAGGGATTTAGATGGTGAAGAACTCTTGGAACAGTTGCCAGCTTTGCAGCAGCTTCTATATCGTCTCATTGGTTGCAGG cCAGAAGGCGCTGCTAACCACAATCATGTTATACAATATGCACTTGCTCTG GTGTTGAAAGAGAGTTTTAAAGTCTATTGTGCTATCAATGATGGAATCATCAATCTCATTGACAAG TTCTTTGAAATGCCAAAACATGAAGCCATCAATTCCCTTGATATATACAAGCGTGCGGGTCAGCAG gcacGAAGCCTTTCTGATTTCTATGAAGCCTGCAAAGGATTGGAACTTGCGAGGAATTTTCAGTTTCCTGTTCTTAGAGAG CCTCCACAATCTTTTCTGACAACAATGGAGGAGTATATTAAAGAAGCACCACGAGTTGTTGATGTCCCAGCGGAACCACTG CTTCTAACGTATAGGCCGGATGATGGACTGACTGCCGAAGATACTGAACCGTCGCATGAAGAACGTGAAATGTTACCTTCAGAGGATGTCGTTGTTGCTTCTGAAGAGACAGAACCTTCTCCCCCGCCTCCTCCTTCAGCCAACACTCAGATCTTCATTGATACTGATGATCTACTG GGTCTGAACAGTGGTACTCCTGATGCATCTGTGATCGAAGACCAAAATGCACTTGCTTTAGCCATTATTTCAACTGATG TTAATCCTTCAACGCCTCGTTTTGGTCAAGCAAATGATTACGATCCTACAGGATGGGAGCTTGCTTTGGTGACGGCACCCAGCAGAGATATCTCTGCAGCGACCGAGAGGAAATTG gcTGGAGGGTTAGACACGCTTACACTTAGCAGTCTATACGATGATGGAGCCTACATAGCTTCCCAACGCCCAGCGTACGGTGCACCAGCTCCCAATCCTTTTGCGTCCCATGACCCATTTGCGTCGTTCAATGGCACAACTCCCCCACCTCAGCAGCAGCCAGCGGTGAACAACCCCTTTGGTGCGTACCAGCCGACGTATCAGCATCAGCCCCAGCCAACGTATCAGCATCAGTCCAACCCTCCTCCTACCAACAATAGTAATCCATTTGGAAATTTCGGGGAATTCCCGGTAAACCCGGTGTCACAGCAGCCAAATACCACGGGTTATGGTGATTTTGCGGTAAACCAACATAACAACCCATTCCACAGCACAGGCCTCCTGTGA